In one Rutidosis leptorrhynchoides isolate AG116_Rl617_1_P2 chromosome 8, CSIRO_AGI_Rlap_v1, whole genome shotgun sequence genomic region, the following are encoded:
- the LOC139864714 gene encoding putative B3 domain-containing protein REM15, translating to MASLPLPSFFKALLLPSDPHLPLPIEFVNKHLGNKIPKDPIIRFSNGSYLWKLKIIKIGDDYCFTHGWSNVVEEIKLGFGDILLFSLVDTSTFDLSIYNPTGCQKALPPRIKVEDNVVSVSVSVVVNNSCNVVDDDVIDHEDVDDYEEEEDYENEREDEDEDEDEDEDEDEDDDDDDDDDDDDDDDDDDDGGVHIDGDDGDPFFISTISRAHKSTLRLPTEFVGLAELDAKTNIVVKIVGGQEWPLQLRSENLNGSKRYYLSGGWSEFRQSNELSEGDEGIFKFIKTEGKLCLVKVTKKKRSSMKSEDNKQGYEVDMKSEYDLMDDDDNVDNDDDNVDNDDDDDDDDDDGDIDGEDEGDGGGEDGDLFFTVVITALGILRLPEEFGRLPEVKNGKSMTVKNLNGKEQELGLWLDKAFRYKKTKHYALSTGWNRFKRKSKLRCGDECVFKYIRSEGKLSLTKVIKKNSLDLETTEDQSDEDESDEEDDGNPSVKFTVTTPYCWWIPKKFMGLPGIEAGRSITVKDLDGNEHPFCLRLDRNTRKRYRVSAGWGQFIRSSNKLSRGDKCVITFIRNEGKFCLTKYTNKKRHHHEVGKRRRGRSSHEHESGRADVAAVKRPRSRPANRRLS from the exons ATGGCTTCTCTTCCACTTCCTTCATTCTTCAAAGCTTTACTACTCCCTTCTGACCCTCATCTG CCATTGCCAATTGAATTTGTGAACAAGCATTTGGGCAACAAAATTCCCAAAGACCCAATAATCCGATTTTCAAATGGAAGCTATTTATGgaaattaaagattataaaaattGGTGATGATTATTGTTTTACACATGGATGGAGTAATGTTGTTGAAGAAATCAAATTAGGTTTTGGGGATATACTGCTATTTAGTCTTGTTGATACATCCACTTTTGATTTGTCGATTTATAACCCAACAGGTTGTCAAAAAGCTTTACCCCCTAGAATTAAGGTTGAAGATAATGTTGTTAGTGTTAGTGTTAGTGTTGTTGTTAATAATAGTTGcaatgttgttgatgatgatgtaaTTGACCATGAAGATGTTGATGAttacgaagaagaagaagattatGAGAATGAgagagaagatgaagatgaagatgaagatgaagatgaagatgaagatgaagatgatgatgatgatgatgatgatgatgatgatgatgatgatgatgacgacgacgaTGGTGGTGTTCatattgatggtgatgatggtgatccTTTTTTTATTTCAACCATCTCAAGAGCCCATAAAAGTACATTG CGGCTTCCGACGGAATTTGTGGGGCTGGCCGAACTCGATGCTAAAACAAACATAGTGGTGAAAATTGTTGGCGGACAAGAGTGGCCATTGCAATTGCGGTCGGAAAATTTGAACGGGTCAAAAAGATACTATCTTTCAGGAGGGTGGTCTGAGTTCAGGCAAAGTAATGAACTATCGGAAGGAGATGAAGGCATTTTCAAATTCATTAAAACTGAAGGTAAGTTATGTCTAGTCAAAGTCACCAAGAAAAAAAGATCATCCATGAAAAGTGAAGATAATAAGCAAGGTTATGAGGTGGATATGAAAAGTGAATATGACCTAATGGATGATGATGACAATGTtgacaatgatgatgataatgttgacaatgatgatgatgatgatgatgatgatgatgatggtgatattgACGGTGAAGAtgaaggtgatggtggtggtgaggATGGTGATCTTTTCTTTACGGTTGTCATCACTGCACTCGGAATCTTG CGGCTTCCTGAGGAGTTTGGGCGTTTGCCCGAAGTGAAAAATGGAAAAAGCATGACAGTGAAGAATCTTAACGGAAAAGAGCAAGAATTGGGCTTGTGGTTGGATAAAGCTTTTAGATATAAGAAGACGAAACATTACGCTTTGTCTACGGGTTGGAATCGTTTTAAAAGAAAGAGTAAATTGAGGTGCGGGGATGAATGTGTGTTCAAGTACATAAGAAGTGAAGGTAAGTTAAGTCTTACAAAGGTCATCAAGAAAAATAGTTTGGATCTGGAAACAACTGAAGATCAAAGTGATGAAGATGaaagtgatgaagaagatgatggtaaTCCTTCCGTTAAGTTCACTGTCACCACACCCTATTGTTGG TGGATTCCAAAGAAGTTTATGGGGTTACCAGGTATAGAAGCTGGAAGAAGCATAACGGTGAAGGATCTTGATGGAAACGAGCATCCATTTTGCTTACGGTTGGATCGGAATACCCGTAAAAGGTACCGTGTGTCGGCTGGATGGGGTCAATTCATACGAAGTAGTAATAAGTTATCACGAGGAGATAAATGTGTAATCACGTTTATCAGAAATGAAGGTAAATTTTGTCTAACAAAATACACCAACAAAAAAAGGCATCATCATGAAGTTGGGAAGAGAAGGAGAGGGAGGTCATCACATGAACATGAAAGTGGTCGTGCTGATGTGGCAGCAGTGAAAAGACCACGTAGTAGGCCAGCCAATCGAAGGCTATCATAG